A stretch of Nitrospira sp. DNA encodes these proteins:
- a CDS encoding redoxin domain-containing protein, which yields MKQTGTYALDFQGPALIGDRLTYLRGAQYADTVVALCFPPDARLISAEKIDWQAHRLQELGAALLIVCSSAYPLRRLWADQRNTLATPVLADLCGRIRRSFGVAVAEEAQRCHTFVIDRMGILRLRVNHDFI from the coding sequence GTGAAACAAACCGGAACGTATGCGTTGGATTTTCAGGGGCCGGCACTCATTGGAGACCGTCTCACCTATCTGCGTGGTGCACAATATGCCGATACGGTTGTCGCGCTGTGCTTTCCGCCTGATGCCAGGCTGATTTCGGCGGAAAAGATCGATTGGCAAGCACACCGGCTGCAGGAGCTTGGCGCAGCCCTGCTGATCGTCTGCTCCAGCGCCTACCCCTTGCGTCGCTTGTGGGCGGACCAAAGGAATACCCTCGCCACACCGGTCTTGGCCGATCTTTGCGGGCGCATCCGCCGGTCATTCGGCGTCGCCGTCGCGGAGGAGGCCCAGCGATGCCACACATTCGTAATCGACCGGATGGGCATCCTGCGGTTGCGCGTGAACCATGACTTTATCTGA